The window AATTTGCTCCGCTATACTGCGATCGCCACTGCTAGCACAGCCACCTTAGCCGCGTGTAACCCAAGCACCCCTCCAACCACTCAATCTTCAGTTATCAACCTCAGTCAACCCCTCATCCGCTGGCGTATGGCAACGGGTTGGAATAAGTCGCTGAATGTAGTGTTTGGCGCGATCGATCGATTCTGCCAGCGCGTCAGTCAAGCCACCAATGGACGCTTTAGCATTACGCCCTACGAAGCTGGAGATCTGGCTTCCGCCCTGGAAGTGATGGATGTGGTTTCGGATGCAACGGTTGAATGCGGGTATACCGCTGGCTACCACTACATTAAAAAACATCCCGCTTTTGGTTTTTCAACCTCCATGCCTTTTGGGCTGAACTCCCAACAACATAATGCATGGCTGTACTCTGGAGGCGGGCTAGAAGCCCTGCAAAAGATTTATTCAGACTACGGGATTCTCTTTTTTCCGGGAGGCAATACGGGCGCGCAAATGGGGGGATGGTTTACCCGCGAAATTAACAGCGCTGCCGATCTCAAGGGCTTAAAAATGCGGATTCCCGGCTTGGGTGGAGAAGTCCTCAAGCGGCTGGGAGTCGAGATTTTCTTGCATCAAGGAAAAGATATCTTTAAGGCGTTGGAATCTGGAGAAATTCAGGGTGCCGAATGGGTTGGTCCCTATGAAGATGAGAAACTCGGCTTAGATCGCGTGGCTCCTTATTATTACTATCCGGGGTGGTGGGAGCCAAGTACAATGTATGAAATTCAAGTGAACCAAGCCGCCTGGAATCAACTCCCCAAGGAGTATCAGAGCATTTTTCAAAGTGCTGCGGTTGAAGCCAACCTAACGATGCAATCTCAATACGATGCGGTGAACGGCGAAGCCCTAGAACGCTTAACCCTCAAAGGAGTTCAGCTTCTGTCTTATAGCCCAGAAATCCTCCAAGCGGCTCAAAAGGAAGCGTTTGCGCTTTATGAGGACACCGCTAGTCAAAATGCAGGATTTAAGGTTGTCTACGAGCAGTGGAAGGCATTTCGGACTCAAGCGTATCGCTGGAATCGGATCAACGATCTCGATTTTGCCAGCTTTGCCTTTAGTCAGGAAATGTGAGATTGGCTTTATCCTTCGTTATCTGTACGGCACATGTTACGACTCAAGTTATCCAAAAAAGGCAATTTTAAGCCGCTTAACCAACCGACCTCTAATCTTCTACCAACGCTTAACTTTTTGATTCGCAACTTGAAGATTAGCGACAAATTAACGTTGGGTTTTGGGGTTCTGGTGGTGCTGACGTTCCTGGTGATTGGACGCAGCTACCTCAGTAGCGTTCAAGCAACGACTACCATTAGTCGGACGCGAGAAGTACGGATGCCTGCGGCGCTGGTTTCGGCAGATGCTCAAACGAACTTGCTGAAGATGGTTTCGGATATGCGAGGGTATTTGGCATCGGGAGAAGCCGTGTTTCGCGATCGCTATCATCAGTCTCGCCAACTGTTTGAAGCCAGACTTGAAGAGTTAACGGTGCTGTTAGAATACTCTCCCTCTGTGGAAAACCGACGCCGCCTTGAGACACTCCAACAGACGTATAAACAATGGTCTGCTCTGCCGGATCGCTTATTTGCGCTGCATAATAATCTACTAGAGAATCAACCGGCTCTGCGCTTGTTGGATAATGAGGGCGAGGTGCTGATTTCTACAGTTGTGGTGGCTACCGATCGGATTTTACAGGAACAAGAAGCGCGATCGCCCTCTGTTATCAATGCACTCCTTCTCAAGGATACGGTTGAGTTTAAAAGCTCTTTTGTCCTGATGATTGCCCAAATGCGCGGCTATTTGGTTACGCAAGATCCGGACTTTCGCTTTGACTACGGGGCTTACTTTAAGACCAATCAAGCGGCTTGGAATGAATTAATCTCTCAACGAGATCGGCTCACTCCCACTCAGCAAGCCAACCTCGAAATTGTTGAGCGTGCCTATCAACAATTTCAGCCTTTGCCTCAGCGCCTGTTTGAAATTGTAGAGAGCGATCGCTATCGAGAAGATTTATTTCTTTTCCGCCAGGAAACAGAGCCTTTAACCGAACAAATGCTTCTGTTACTCAATGAAATTGTGGCTAGCCAGCAAGACACGCTGACTTCTGAGTTAACAGGTGCTAGCCACGGTTTGGCAACGGGGGAATGGCAAACACTTTTAGGCGGGTTAATTGCCCTGGGCGTTAGTAGTGGCTTAACGTTAATGTTACGGCGACAAATTGCTCATCCAATTAATCGCTTAACGACGGTTACTAATCGGATTATGGCAGGCGATCTCGAAGCGAGAGCCAATATTGAATCCCAAGATGAAATTGGCATTCTCGCGAAGACGTTTAACCAAATGACGGATTACTTGCAACACTCCAAAGATGAATTAGAAGAATATAGCAAAACCTTAGAACAGCGAGTAAACGATCGAACCCAAGAGTTAAAAGAGAAAAACCAACAACTCGGCGAAACCTTACTCTATTTACAACACACGCAAGCACAATTAATTCAGACTGAAAAGATGTCGAGTCTAGGACAATTGGTTGCTGGCGTTGCCCATGAAATTAATAATCCTGTTAACTTTATTCATGGTAACGTGACTCATGTCGATCAATATGTCCAAGATTTATGTCGATTGATTGACCTATATCAACAGGAATATCAGACACCCACTGACAAAATTCAAGATTTAATTGATGAAATTGATTTAGAATTTCTGCAAGAAGATTTGCCCAAAATCTTTGCTTCTATGCAAGTGGGAACCGAACGCATTCGCGAGATAGTTCAATCCCTGCGAACCTTCTCGCGTTTAGATGAAGCAGAAGTGAAAGAAGTGAATATTCATGAAGGCATTGATAGCACGCTACTGATTTTGCATCATCGCTTAAAAGCAAAGCCCAACTCTCAAGAAATTACTATTATTAAAGAATATAATAGTTTGCCTGCAATTGAGTGTTATGCAGGTCAACTGAATCAGGTTTTTATGAATATTATTGCCAATGCAATTGATGCTTTAGAAGAAGCAGGAACTCATAAATGCCAAGATTTGAGTTCTGAAAATCAATGGATTCCTACTATTCGGATTGGGACTGAAATTGTCGGTGAAAATCGGATTGCAATTCGGATTGCAGATAATGGTCTGGGAATTCCCTTCAAAGTGCAGGAACGATTGTTCGATCCCTTTTTCACAACCAAGCCTGTCGGTAAAGGGACTGGCTTAGGAATGTCAATCAGCCATCAAATTATCACTGAAAAACACAAAGGAACCATTGTTTGTCATTCGACTCCGACTACGGGTGCAGAATTTGTAATAGAAATTCCGATTCATCAACACGCTAATGTAATGGTAGCGAGTTAAATTAGCTAGTTCTCCTCTGCTTAATCGGGTATTCAAAGTCGTTCTCTCACCCAAGTTCTAAATAATTTTAGGGTCTGATTTCTACCTGATATCTGACATTGCTTAACGAAGTTAGGAATAACGTCTGTTAGAGAGATGTTAGGGAAAATTAGACTACATTGAGCAGAAATGTATTGACCATCCTGTAAAATATTAATTTGCAAAGTTCCGTTTTCAAAACGCCATAACTCAGGAACTCCCAAAGCTTGATAAATTTCTAGATGAGTCCGAGAGGTTACGTCAATTTCAATTGCTAAATCGGGAGGTGGATCGATGGCTAAATCTAATGTTCTTTTGCCTCGAATTCGTTCCTCATTGTGAATATAAAAACAATTATCGGGTTCTATTCCCTTTGCCATCCACTGATTTTTGAAGGTTGTAGAACCTAGCGTTAAAAACTCTATATCCAACTCTTCTAAAAGTGCCTTGAGTAAATCGCTAACGAGTTCCTTAGCACTTTCATGTTCTGGCAGAGGTGTCATAATCTCTAGGGTGCCACGATCGTAAGCAATGCGAGCAGCCCGGTCTTCTCCAAGTTCTGCTAAAATCTCTTCAAACTCTTGCCAACTCACATCTTGCAATAATACGCGCTGTCCGGGTGGAATGCGGAGTCGTCTTAATTCTAATAACATGGTGAAAATCTCTGAACTGCATTAAAACACCACAACCGGAACTCGCTTATAAGCAGGGGTTCCGGAACGTTTCTCAATTCGGGCTTTGAAAATCGCATTCACTTCCGGGTAAAACATCAACGCCGCGCCCTCGCGTACCGCCCCAAAAATGACTTCTACATTTTCCATCTTGCCAGCATCGCCTTGAACGGTGACGCGTTGGTGTTCTTGGAAGTTCGCTTTTTGGGCGTCTTGGCGGTTCATCAAAATGCAATTGCGGTGGGGCATTCCCCGATAGCGATCGCCCTCTTTATACACCACGGTATTATGCTGAGAATAGCTGCGCCCCGTCATTAGCGCCACGACTACCCCCTTAGCCGATTCTGGGATACCAAAAGCAGCAGGTTCGGGTAAACTTAACTGGGGTAACGGTGTAGCAAACATTTGGGCTTTCCCTGAAGGCGTGGGAAACTTGGGTTCGGTAATAATACGCCCGCCAATCGTAAATTCTTCCTGGGTTGCATCAATCGTTGCCATTTTCTCAAACCCTGGAATTGTTTGGGCAATCAATTGACGAACATATTGAGTATCTTGGAGTTTGCGCCAGTCGAGGGGAGAAGTCCCAAACAAGCGATAGGCTAATTCTGTCAGAAACTCCACTTCCGAGATTAAATCCCCTTTGACGTGGGTTTTGCCTTCATCATTGAGGCGGACAAAATTATTCCCCGATTCTACTGTGGTTTTATGAGGCGTTTCAAACCGATTGAAGACTGGGATAACAATCGTATTTTCTGCGGCTAACCCGTGAAAATGTCCGAGATTGGGTTTAGTCGCCAAATAAATAATCGTTTTAATTCTGCCTAATGCGCGTTTGGCTTGGGTTAAATCTGGGTTTGCTGCATAGAGATTACCACCCACACAGATTAAAGTATCCACATTTCCGCTATCGGCAGCTTCAATTAAAGCACGGGCATCGTAGCCAGGAACCCGACTGAGGGAATGCCCTAAAAGCTTTTCTAACGCGTCTTGAATCTCTTTCTTTAAGCGAACGGTGACGCCCATTGAACCAAAGCCTTGCACGTTAGAATGGCCTCGGATAGGCATGACTCCCGCCCCCGGTTTGCCCACATTCCCCGACAGCAGGGCAGTATTGGCAATGCTGCGAACGTTATCTACGCTATTTTCCTGTTGAGTAATGCCCATCGCCCAAGCAAAGACAACCGCATTTGAGGTGCCAATCATCCGCGCCGTTACAG is drawn from Desertifilum tharense IPPAS B-1220 and contains these coding sequences:
- a CDS encoding TRAP transporter substrate-binding protein, translating into MKRRNLLRYTAIATASTATLAACNPSTPPTTQSSVINLSQPLIRWRMATGWNKSLNVVFGAIDRFCQRVSQATNGRFSITPYEAGDLASALEVMDVVSDATVECGYTAGYHYIKKHPAFGFSTSMPFGLNSQQHNAWLYSGGGLEALQKIYSDYGILFFPGGNTGAQMGGWFTREINSAADLKGLKMRIPGLGGEVLKRLGVEIFLHQGKDIFKALESGEIQGAEWVGPYEDEKLGLDRVAPYYYYPGWWEPSTMYEIQVNQAAWNQLPKEYQSIFQSAAVEANLTMQSQYDAVNGEALERLTLKGVQLLSYSPEILQAAQKEAFALYEDTASQNAGFKVVYEQWKAFRTQAYRWNRINDLDFASFAFSQEM
- a CDS encoding ATP-binding protein; its protein translation is MLRLKLSKKGNFKPLNQPTSNLLPTLNFLIRNLKISDKLTLGFGVLVVLTFLVIGRSYLSSVQATTTISRTREVRMPAALVSADAQTNLLKMVSDMRGYLASGEAVFRDRYHQSRQLFEARLEELTVLLEYSPSVENRRRLETLQQTYKQWSALPDRLFALHNNLLENQPALRLLDNEGEVLISTVVVATDRILQEQEARSPSVINALLLKDTVEFKSSFVLMIAQMRGYLVTQDPDFRFDYGAYFKTNQAAWNELISQRDRLTPTQQANLEIVERAYQQFQPLPQRLFEIVESDRYREDLFLFRQETEPLTEQMLLLLNEIVASQQDTLTSELTGASHGLATGEWQTLLGGLIALGVSSGLTLMLRRQIAHPINRLTTVTNRIMAGDLEARANIESQDEIGILAKTFNQMTDYLQHSKDELEEYSKTLEQRVNDRTQELKEKNQQLGETLLYLQHTQAQLIQTEKMSSLGQLVAGVAHEINNPVNFIHGNVTHVDQYVQDLCRLIDLYQQEYQTPTDKIQDLIDEIDLEFLQEDLPKIFASMQVGTERIREIVQSLRTFSRLDEAEVKEVNIHEGIDSTLLILHHRLKAKPNSQEITIIKEYNSLPAIECYAGQLNQVFMNIIANAIDALEEAGTHKCQDLSSENQWIPTIRIGTEIVGENRIAIRIADNGLGIPFKVQERLFDPFFTTKPVGKGTGLGMSISHQIITEKHKGTIVCHSTPTTGAEFVIEIPIHQHANVMVAS
- a CDS encoding FdhF/YdeP family oxidoreductase → MEPTPSAPQPIPPFHETNDATPDKGGGLPAVQYWAEHTLSPEGPKLWQTLLHKSACLSCAWGTGGQQGGFTNELGEKLQRCMKSVESISAELQPGIVPQFFEQHTLAELQQLTSLEADRLGRWSFPVILRAGKSHYERIAWEDVYQIAETAFRQPPERVASYSSGRSSNEAAYLLQLMIRALGSNNLADCSDLCHAPSTVGLKQIFGTGTSTVSLESLKQADCVVLTGSNASYNHPRLMNELIQLRDRGGKVIIINPVMEVGLVKFGSPAFPIKSLLAGSDISSVYLQPIPGSDVALFVGLQKSLLEQGFANRDFLQASTENWQAVVEQAQTTSWDSITQTCGISYEEITVTARMIGTSNAVVFAWAMGITQQENSVDNVRSIANTALLSGNVGKPGAGVMPIRGHSNVQGFGSMGVTVRLKKEIQDALEKLLGHSLSRVPGYDARALIEAADSGNVDTLICVGGNLYAANPDLTQAKRALGRIKTIIYLATKPNLGHFHGLAAENTIVIPVFNRFETPHKTTVESGNNFVRLNDEGKTHVKGDLISEVEFLTELAYRLFGTSPLDWRKLQDTQYVRQLIAQTIPGFEKMATIDATQEEFTIGGRIITEPKFPTPSGKAQMFATPLPQLSLPEPAAFGIPESAKGVVVALMTGRSYSQHNTVVYKEGDRYRGMPHRNCILMNRQDAQKANFQEHQRVTVQGDAGKMENVEVIFGAVREGAALMFYPEVNAIFKARIEKRSGTPAYKRVPVVVF
- a CDS encoding Uma2 family endonuclease produces the protein MLLELRRLRIPPGQRVLLQDVSWQEFEEILAELGEDRAARIAYDRGTLEIMTPLPEHESAKELVSDLLKALLEELDIEFLTLGSTTFKNQWMAKGIEPDNCFYIHNEERIRGKRTLDLAIDPPPDLAIEIDVTSRTHLEIYQALGVPELWRFENGTLQINILQDGQYISAQCSLIFPNISLTDVIPNFVKQCQISGRNQTLKLFRTWVRERL